The region GGTGGTCGAACAACCGGTGGTAACGCATCAACACCTGGGCAGCCAGATCGGCAGATGCTATGTTGGTCCCCGAACTCACTCGACGCCTACCCGGAAGCCGGCACTCCGCGAGCCAATCAGGCTCCTCTAAAATGAACTTTTCCACGCACCCTCTGCGAATCTGAAGCGCGTCCTCAGCAATCCGTACGCAATGGCGCAGATTGCGTTTCCACCACGGAAGCTCAGGATCGGCGTATACGATACCTCTCTGAACGAGGAAAAGAGTACCCGCGCACCAATCGCTAAGAACGGGAGGACGCCCCAGGACATTGACGAGCCGGGTTGATGAAGCCCGAAACATTGACTTGACGGAATAGCCGCCAGGATCTCCTTCAAAGATCAGGTCAATTCCGGCAGAAGTCAGCCCTCGGTGACGCACTCCCACTCCACAAGCCCGAAGAGACACCCCGACAATGTGCTCTATTACTCCGCCAACAACAAAACGATTCTCTCGGATCGCAGTGTCATATTTGTCCAGGATCTCTTCTACAGCACGCTCCAATTCAACCCTGAGTTCCGGATCACCTCGCAACCTATCACGGAACAACCTGAAGCCCTCGCGCTCACGCTCGTAAGCCATGACACTTCTTCATAAGCCATGACATTTCTTCAGCACTGGGATACTACTGGTTCGTGACCACCAATTTCATCTGGGCAGGAACCCCGGAACCGTGACGAGTTTTGGATGCCCTTCTCGTCCGCGGTGAGGCCCCCAGGGGCGCATTGAGACTCACCTTGGCGAATTCAGCCACAAGCTGCATGGGACGAACTGACAACGGCTCGCTAAGCCGCGCATACGCATAGTGGACGTACTCCGATATCGTATCGTATCCCACCACATGACGGCCAAGCCAGAGAGCAACTTTCGAAGTCTGACCCGACCCAAGGAAGGGATCTAACACAATGTCTCCCACGTGTGAAAAGAGCTGTATCAATCGCCAGGGAATCTCCTCAGGAAACGGGCACGGATGTCGTAGAGTGCCAGGGGGAACCGGGGCGATGTGCCACACGTTGTTGGCAATGTCCTTTACGAAGAGATCGCCAACCTCGACTCGCGAGGCCTCGCGCTGGGCCTTTGAACCTAAACGGTAAAGTGGATCTCCCGGCTTGCGAAAAGTGAGGATATATTCGGTCATGATGTTAGGGTGGTAGTACCCTGGGTACGGCTTCTGGATGAAGACCCCTGCCCGCTTCACTCCAGCGGTCGTCTTGTGCCAGATAATATCCTGGTGAAACTTCCAGCCATCAGACACCAAACGACTCGTCACATCGAAAGGGACAGGATAATGCACGCCCCTGTGCAGGACTGTACCTACCACCAGCGCGAGGTATCCGCCTGGGCGGGTTACTCGCCTCACCTCCCTAAAGACGGCCGTTAACCAGGCGAGGTACGAGTCGTACTCGTCGAATCCACTCTTGTAGGATCTCGTTCTATAGAACTGTGTCGGATCTTGCGAGTGTCGATCGTAGTCTATGGCGTTCCAGTACGGAGGTGAAGTAACTGTCAACGTTACTTCATTGTCTTGCAATTCGGGCATCGACTCACTTGAGCCAACGTACAATCGGGCCGTGCAACGAACGCCCCTACGTTCTCGCTCAAGGAACAATGGCGAACGCATCCTCACAGCTCCGACTCGAGATGTATTCTTGGTTCACTACTTTTTTCTGCGCACGAGCCCAAACTCCTGTTCGGGTACGGCCCCGCGCAGGCGGACCGCTGTCTATGCTCCCGGTGGGCAAGGCGGGGCCACGGACGGCCCCGTAGGGGGGAGCATTACCTGACCCGGGTTTCATCCTCCCTGGCTCCATATGCCCGGTCCTGCTGCCTACGCCAGGGCGATCACCTCGATTTCCACCAGGGCGTCGCGGGGCAGCCGGGCCACCTGCACCGTGGTGCGGGCCGGCGGCAGTTCTTTGAAGTAGCTGCCGTACTCCTCGTTCATGGGCCCGAAGTCGTTCATGTCCTTGAGGAAGACGGTGCACTTGACCACCTTGTCCAGCGACGATCCGGCCGCCGCCAGCACCGCCGCAATGTTGTCGAGCACGCGGCGGGTCTGGGTCTTGACGTCCTGGCCCACCACCTGTCCGGTGAGAGGGTCCAGGGCGATCTGCCCGGACAGGAACACGAATCCGTTGGCGCGGATGGCCTGGGAGTAGGGCCCGATGGCCCGCGGAGCCGACTCGGTGGAGATGACGTCCCTCTGCACGCGCGCTCCCTCCTCAATGACAGCGATCACCATCACTCGATGTTCGCCGGCGCCCACGCCGCGGTCCTGCGGGAGGGACCGCTCCCGGCCGGCCCTGACCGCGCGGCCGCTGGCGGACGGGGACGAAGTCGATCAGGGTCCCGTCGCAGTCGGGGAAGTGCGCGCAGCTCCACAGGCCCGCCACGACGGGATCTCCCGGCAGCGGCACCCACACCGCGTCACCCAGGGCAAACCGGCGGCCGCAGTGGATGCACTCCACCACCGTCGCCGGATCGCGGAACCCGTCCTCGGCGAAGAGGTCGCCGGGCAGATGGTCGCACCCGGGCGGCCGGCCGTCCCGCAACCGACGCATCAGCGACCGCCCCCCTTCGGGTGGGGCACAGCCGCCGCGGCGGCTTCCCCCACCTCCCGCGCCACCGCCTGCGACACCTCCTCCCGCAGGGCGTCCATCCGCCGCCGGTCCGTCTCCCCCAGCACCCCGATCCGCCGGCCCAGGTGGGCGCAACACTCCAGTTCGCCCAACGCCACGGCGGCCTGGCTCGCCAGCCAGCCGGCCGCCACCCCCCGGTCCCGCGCCCGCAGGCAGGCGGCGAGGGTGATCGCCGCCGCCCGCATCCGCTGGGCCAGGGTGGGGTCACTGTGCATGAATTTCCAGGTGATCCGGTACACCAGGTGCGCCAGGTCGTCGGCCCGCTCCGCGCACGCAGGGCCCCCGGCCTCCACCGCCGCACTGCCGCTCATCGTCCACGCTCCCCGCCTCCCGCCTGTGCGGACCCAGTATCGCCGGCGGCGGGTGTCCTGTCCGCAGGTCGGCGCCAACTGGAGCTCACGGACCGGCGGCTGGCGTCGGCAGGGGGGCCGGCGGCGTCAGGTGGCGGCGTACCCGATGCGGGCCCGCAGGGCGCGGACGGCGCGGGCCTGCTCGTCGGCGTGATAGGAGGACCGCACCAGGGGCCCCGACTCCACATAGCGGAAGCCCATGGCGAGCCCGATCCGCTTGAGCTCGGCGAACTCCTGCGGGGTGTAGTAGCGGTCGATGGGGTGGTAGTCCGGACCCGGCCGGAGGTACTGGCCGAGGGTGAGGATGTCGCAGTCCACCGCCCGCAGGTCCGCCATGGTCTGGAGCAGCTCGTCCCAGGTCTCCCCCATCCCCAGGATGATGCCGCTCTTGGTGAAGGCGGTGTAGCCCCACTCCTTCGCCCGACGCAGCAGCTCCAGCGACCGGGCGTAGCTGCCGCCGTGCCGGACCACCCGGAAGACCCGGGGGACGGTCTCGATGTTGTGTCCCAGGATCTCCGGCCCGGCATCCAGGACCGTCTGCAGGGCGCGGGGGTCTCCCTTGAAGTCGGGGATCAGCACCTCCACGGTGCACTCGGGCAGGTACTGGTGGATGCGGCGGATGGTGGCGGCGAAGATGGCGGCGCCGCCGTCGGCCAGGTCGTCGCGGTTCACCGAGGTGATCACCGCGTGGCGCAGGCCCATGGCCGCCACCGCCCGCGCCACCCGCTCGGGCTCCTGCCAGTCCAGTTCGGTGGGCAGGCCGTGGGCGATGGCGCAGTAGGCGCAGTTGCGGGTGCACAGGTTGCCCAGGACCAGGAAGGTGGCGGTGCGCCGCTCCCAGCAGTCGCCGATGTTCGGACAGCGGGCCTCCTCGCAGACCGTGTGCAGCGCCTGGGTGCGCATGATCTGCACGAGATCGCGGTAGTTGGGCCCGCCCGGCAACCGGGCCTTCAGCCACTCCGGACGCTGCGAGGTCTGACCGGTGACNNNNNNNNNNNNNNNNNNNNNNNNNNNNNNNNNNNNNNNNNNNNNNNNNNNNNNNNNNNNNNNNNNNNNNNNNNNNNNNNNNNNNNNNNNNNNNNNNNNNCGGGGGCGAGGGAGATGCCGTGTGTCCCCGCGTCGCGGTGCCGCGCCCGACCCGCGGCTGCGTCAGAAATCCGTCAGGGCCGCGTCCCCGCCCGCAAACCCCTCCAGCTTTTCCCGGATGCGGTGCAGGAAGCGGTCGGCGACGGCTCCGTCAAAGATCCGGTGGTCGAACGCCAGTCCCAGGTGCATGATGTCCCGGATGGCGATGGCGTCACCCCGCACCACCGGCCGCTTGACGATGGCGTCGGTGGCCAGGATGGCCGCCTGCCCCGGCACGATGATCGGCATCGACCAGATGGAGCCGAACACGCCGGGGTTCGTGATGGTGAACGTCCCCCCCTGCACGTCGTCGAGGGTCAGGGTACCCTCCCGCGCCCGCCGGCCCAGCTCCTCCAGCTCCCGGGCAATGCCCACCAGGTTTTTCTGGTCCGCCTGCTTGATCACCGCCACCACGAGACCCTCGTCCAGGGCGATCCCGATCCCGATGTTGATGGCCCGCCGCAGGATGATGCCCTCGTCGCTCCACGTGGAGTTGACGATGGGAAACGCCTTCAGGGCCTCCACGGCGGCGCGGACAAAGAAGGCCGTGTAGGTGATGTTCACGCCTTCCCGGGCCCGCCACTGGTCTTTGTGGGCCTCCCGCCAGCGGACCAGGGCGGTCATATCCACCTCGATGACCCCGTAGGCGTGGGGAATCTCCCGCTTGGACTGGGCCATGCGCTGGGCCACCGAGCGCCTCAGCGGGGTGAGCTTGAGCAGCTGGTCCCCCGGGTGCAGCACCGGCGGGGGGATGGGAGGAACCGGGGTCGCCGGCGGGGCCCCGGGCGGCGGGGCGGGGGCCGGCGCGGGGCCGGGTACAGCGGGCATGGGGCCAGCCTGCCGGGCCTGCAGGTAGCGCAGCAGGTCGTCCTTGGTCACCCGGCCGCCGGCACCGCTGCCCCGCAGCCGCGCCACCTCCTCCAGAGGAATCCCGTGCTCTTCGGCCAGGCGCCGCACCACCGGCGACAGCCGCACCTTCTCCTCGGCGGGCGGCGGGGCGGCGGGGGGCGGCGCGGGCTCCGGAGCAGGCGCGGCCGCGGCGGCCGGCACCCCGGCGGCAGGGGTCTCTGCGGCGGCGGTCTCCACCAGGGCGATGGGCGTGCCCACGGGCACGGTCTGGCCCTCGGGCACCAGGATCTGGGTGAGGACGCCGCCCACCGGGGCCGGCATCTCCACGTTGACCTTGTCGGTGATGATCTCCACCAGCGGCTCAAAGCGCTCCACCCGGTCGCCGGGCTTCTTCAGCCAGCGGCCGATGGTGCCCTCAAAGGTGCTCTCGCCCAGCTGGGGGAGCCTCACTTCCACGGGCATGGGATCAGTGCTCCTCCCGGCCCGGTCTCAGTACGCCGCCAGCCGGCGCATGGCCGCGGCAATGCGGTCCCGCGTCGGGTAGAACCACTCCTCCAGCGGCTTGCTGTACGGGATCCCGGGCACGTCGGGGCCGCCCAGCCGCATCACCGGCGCGTCCAGGCTCTCGAACGCCTCCTCGGCGATCAGCGCGGCCACCTCGGCTCCGAACCCGCCGAAGCGGTTGTCTTCGTACACGATCAGCGCCCGGTTGGTCTTGGCCACCGACCGCAGGATCGTCTCCTTGTCCAGCGGCCGCAGGCTGCGCAGGTCCACCACCTCGACGCTGATCCCTTCCTGGGCCAGCAGGTCGGCC is a window of Armatimonadota bacterium DNA encoding:
- a CDS encoding RidA family protein, whose amino-acid sequence is MQRDVISTESAPRAIGPYSQAIRANGFVFLSGQIALDPLTGQVVGQDVKTQTRRVLDNIAAVLAAAGSSLDKVVKCTVFLKDMNDFGPMNEEYGSYFKELPPARTTVQVARLPRDALVEIEVIALA
- a CDS encoding dihydrolipoamide acetyltransferase family protein produces the protein MPVEVRLPQLGESTFEGTIGRWLKKPGDRVERFEPLVEIITDKVNVEMPAPVGGVLTQILVPEGQTVPVGTPIALVETAAAETPAAGVPAAAAAPAPEPAPPPAAPPPAEEKVRLSPVVRRLAEEHGIPLEEVARLRGSGAGGRVTKDDLLRYLQARQAGPMPAVPGPAPAPAPPPGAPPATPVPPIPPPVLHPGDQLLKLTPLRRSVAQRMAQSKREIPHAYGVIEVDMTALVRWREAHKDQWRAREGVNITYTAFFVRAAVEALKAFPIVNSTWSDEGIILRRAINIGIGIALDEGLVVAVIKQADQKNLVGIARELEELGRRAREGTLTLDDVQGGTFTITNPGVFGSIWSMPIIVPGQAAILATDAIVKRPVVRGDAIAIRDIMHLGLAFDHRIFDGAVADRFLHRIREKLEGFAGGDAALTDF
- the lipA gene encoding lipoyl synthase; the protein is VTGQTSQRPEWLKARLPGGPNYRDLVQIMRTQALHTVCEEARCPNIGDCWERRTATFLVLGNLCTRNCAYCAIAHGLPTELDWQEPERVARAVAAMGLRHAVITSVNRDDLADGGAAIFAATIRRIHQYLPECTVEVLIPDFKGDPRALQTVLDAGPEILGHNIETVPRVFRVVRHGGSYARSLELLRRAKEWGYTAFTKSGIILGMGETWDELLQTMADLRAVDCDILTLGQYLRPGPDYHPIDRYYTPQEFAELKRIGLAMGFRYVESGPLVRSSYHADEQARAVRALRARIGYAAT